A window of Amphiprion ocellaris isolate individual 3 ecotype Okinawa chromosome 12, ASM2253959v1, whole genome shotgun sequence contains these coding sequences:
- the grem1a gene encoding gremlin-1a has protein sequence MQKHSVLVLVVGLARLLTPLESTDTGAFQGAFPHPNKYNPNESERCLQPPISGLLSRGTGPPTSNDEVLESSQEALHVTERRYLRLDWCKTQPLKQTIKEEGCLSRTIINRFCYGQCNSFYIPRHMYQDGNAFQSCSACKPKTFSTVTYTLFCPGQTPSTRKKRVQRVKQCRCTTIDTD, from the coding sequence ATGCAGAAACATTCAGTGCTGGTCCTTGTAGTAGGTTTGGCACGGCTGCTCACCCCGTTGGAGAGCACTGACACTGGGGCATTTCAAGGCGCTTTCCCTCATCCAAACAAATACAACCCGAATGAATCGGAGAGGTGTCTGCAGCCGCCCATCAGTGGGCTCCTCTCCCGCGGAACGGGGCCCCCAACCTCAAACGACGAAGTGCTAGAGTCCAGCCAGGAGGCCCTGCACGTCACGGAGCGTCGGTACCTGCGGCTGGACTGGTGTAAAACGCAGCCGCTGAAGCAGACCATCAAGGAGGAGGGCTGCCTGAGCCGGACCATCATCAACCGCTTCTGCTACGGACAGTGCAACTCCTTTTACATCCCGAGGCACATGTACCAGGACGGGAACGCCTTTCAGTCCTGCTCTGCTTGCAAACCCAAAACCTTTAGCACCGTTACTTATACCCTGTTCTGTCCGGGACAGACGCCCAGTACGAGGAAGAAACGGGTCCAGCGCGTAAAGCAGTGCCGCTGCACAACTATTGATACGGATTAG